In Chrysemys picta bellii isolate R12L10 chromosome 3, ASM1138683v2, whole genome shotgun sequence, a single genomic region encodes these proteins:
- the LOC112060045 gene encoding gallinacin-10-like, with amino-acid sequence MKILYLLFAVVLLLFQAAPGSGEEARIPSCRFLGGYCIRPRQRCPSGRFLNGPCGFRERCCKR; translated from the exons ATGAAGATCCTGTACCTGCTCTTTGCTGttgtccttctcctcttccaagCTGCTCCAG GGTCTGGTGAAGAGGCAAGGATCCCTTCCTGTAGGTTCCTGGGAGGTTACTGCATAAGGCCTAGGCAGCGCTGTCCCTCAGGACGGTTTCTGAATGGACCATGTGgtttcagagagagatgctgcaaaAGATAG